The genomic region GTGGTGCGATTCAGCCGGTCGTCATGCATCAGCGTCAGGACGCCATCCCGCGTCTCGGCGATATCGATCTCGAACACACGGATGCCCTTGTCGAAGCCGTGCTGGAAGGTCTCGATCGCGTTTTCGGGGAATCCTTTGTCAGGCCCGCCGCGGTGGGCGGCAATAGCCATGCCGCCATTCTCGCGAAGGCAGTCAAAATATTCCGGCAAGGGAAGGGCAGGCGAGGAAATTGTTGCAGTCTGCACCCCGGCGTCCGGCCCGGCGGTCTCAGCCGCGCCGCAAGCCGTCAGGGCCAGCGATATCACGGAAAATGCAAATCTTTTCATGGTGCGACCCTCAATTCCTTGCCTAGCGTCACCCGCGCGAATACACACACTTCGGTTACAGGACAATGACGCCGCGGCAAGGCGTGAAAAGGAGGAAACGGCATGAAAGGCCTGATGCAGGACTGGCAGCTCACCACGAACAAAATTCTCGAGCACGCCAAACGGGTCAATCCGACCCGCGAGATCGTCACGCGCCGCGTGGAAGGCAATATCGAGCGCATCACCTATGGCGACCTGTTCGATATGTCGAAGCAGGTGTCGACCGCGCTGAACGATGAAGGCATCGGCCTTGGCGACCGCGTGGCGACGCTTGGCTGGAACTCCGAGCGTCACATGGCCTCCTGGTATGGCGCGATGGGCATCGGCGCCGTGCTGCACACGGTGAACCCGCGCCTCCATCCGGAACAGATCGCCTGGATCATCAACCATGCCGAAGACAAGGTCCTGATCTTCGACAAGACTTTCCTGCCGGTCGTCGAAGCCATCAAGGACACGATCCCGACGGTGAAGTCCTTCGTCATCTATGCCGGCGCCGACACGATGCCGGAGAACACGCTGGGCGCGGTGCCGTTCGACATCTGGATCGACGGCCGCTCCACCAATGTGCGCTGGGGCGACTTCCCGGAAGATACGGCCTGCGGCCTCTGCTACACGTCCGGCACGACGGGCGACCCGAAGGGCGTGCTCTACTCGCACCGCTCCAATGTGCTGCACACGATGATCACCATGCAGCGCGATGCCATCGGCATGGGCGCGAACGATGTCGTGCTGCCGGTGGTGCCGATGTTCCACGCCAATGCCTGGGGCCTGACCTTCAGCTGCCCGGCGACCGGTGCGAACATGGTGATGCCGGGCGCGCAGATGGACGGCGCGTCGATCTACGAACTGCTCGACACGGAGAAGGTGACCATCACCGCCGCCGTGCCGACCGTCTGGCTGATGCTGCTGACCCACCTCCAGCAGAACGACCTGAAGCTTCCGCACCTGCAGAAAGTGATCATCGGCGGCTCGGCCGTGCCGGAGAAAATCCTGCGCGCCTTCGAGGAAGACTATGAAGTCGACGTCGTTCACGCCTGGGGCATGACGGAAACCTCGCCGCTCGGCACGCTGGGCACGCTGCCGCCGCACATGGTCAGCGCCGACATCGACACCCGCATGAAGCAGAAGCTGAAACAGGGCCGTCCGCCCTTCGGTGTGGAGCTGAAGATCGAGGACGATGAGGGCAATGACCTCGCCTGGGACGGCGCAACCTCCGGCCGCCTCCTGGTACGCGGCGCCGCCATTGCAGGGGCCTATTTCAAGGGCGCCGGCGGCAATGTGCTGGACGAGGACGGCTATTTCGACACCGGCGATGTTGCCAACATGGACCCGTATGGCACGATGCAGATCACCGACCGTGCCAAGGACGTCATCAAGTCCGGCGGGGAGTGGAT from uncultured Hyphomonas sp. harbors:
- a CDS encoding long-chain-fatty-acid--CoA ligase, which codes for MKGLMQDWQLTTNKILEHAKRVNPTREIVTRRVEGNIERITYGDLFDMSKQVSTALNDEGIGLGDRVATLGWNSERHMASWYGAMGIGAVLHTVNPRLHPEQIAWIINHAEDKVLIFDKTFLPVVEAIKDTIPTVKSFVIYAGADTMPENTLGAVPFDIWIDGRSTNVRWGDFPEDTACGLCYTSGTTGDPKGVLYSHRSNVLHTMITMQRDAIGMGANDVVLPVVPMFHANAWGLTFSCPATGANMVMPGAQMDGASIYELLDTEKVTITAAVPTVWLMLLTHLQQNDLKLPHLQKVIIGGSAVPEKILRAFEEDYEVDVVHAWGMTETSPLGTLGTLPPHMVSADIDTRMKQKLKQGRPPFGVELKIEDDEGNDLAWDGATSGRLLVRGAAIAGAYFKGAGGNVLDEDGYFDTGDVANMDPYGTMQITDRAKDVIKSGGEWISSIDIENIAVGHPKVANAAAIGIYHPKWDERPLLIIQAAEGENPTKEEIFAALEGKIAKWWTPDDIAFVDNIPLGATGKINKLALRKTFEDYKLPTA